One window from the genome of Oncorhynchus gorbuscha isolate QuinsamMale2020 ecotype Even-year linkage group LG14, OgorEven_v1.0, whole genome shotgun sequence encodes:
- the LOC123995870 gene encoding angiopoietin-4-like yields the protein MRTGAEVLFNKTWAEYEQGFGNLQKDHWLGLSKVFALTKKGRGRSSTMRVNLWDFEGGTAFAEYRDFRLGTEKESYKLNVGAYRGNAVNTIKSEVELQYSLFLPPCLSVGDAIRGKYTGIDQNGFGFSTTDKDNDGCSPCIFGDIAVDKCSFLEGGGGWWYSRCGSASLNGDWHPASEHIGWISGLHWATWKGPVQYSAQASRMMIKSV from the exons ATGCGCACTGGGGCAGAGGTTCTTTTCAACAAGACGTGGGCTGAATACGAACAAGGCTTTGGGAATTTACAGA AGGACCACTGGCTGGGTCTGAGTAAGGTGTTTGCTCTAACCAAGAAGGGCAGGGGGCGGAGTTCGACTATGCGGGTCAACCTGTGGGACTTTGAAGGGGGCACTGCCTTTGCTGAGTACCGTGACTTCCGTCTGGGCACGGAGAAGGAGAGCTACAAGCTGAACGTTGGAGCCTACAGGGGCAACGCAG TCAATACAATCAAGAGTGAAGTAGAACTGCagtattctctcttcctccctccctgtctctccgtaGGTGATGCCATCCGTGGGAAATACACCGGCATTGACCAGAACGGCTTTGGCTTCAGCACAACCGACAAGGACAACGACGGCTGCTCACCCTGCATCTTTGGCGACATCGCCGTGGACAAGTGCAGCTTcttggagggaggaggagggtggtggtaCAGTCGCTGTGGCTCTGCCAGCCTGAACGGTGACTGGCACCCCGCCAGCGAACACATCGGCTGGATCTCTGGCCTCCACTGGGCGACCTGGAAAGGACCTGTCCAGTACTCGGCCCAAGCCAGCCGCATGATGATCAAGTCCGTGTGA